Proteins from a single region of Apium graveolens cultivar Ventura chromosome 7, ASM990537v1, whole genome shotgun sequence:
- the LOC141673982 gene encoding uncharacterized protein LOC141673982, whose product MLSSIVTFVGSSSKRANLLKEIQEAEIAESSADGNLETGKVLNQIRSLKRAGMTRWGSHFASVNNLVHMFKEVSQLLQNMMIDKELAGSIRGDAKGFLKSLKAFDFVFCLLLTNKIMGITDLLSQALQRQSQDIVNAMNLVSSTKTLLQELREHGWINFFQSVQQFGDDQGLDMPNMDAPYSMGTGRENFYPEEFDTSEVRALKLQLEHYKCQVVSDKDFQELSSLAQVCRRLVETGLEKKFPLVDMLIRLVLTLPVSTTTTERAFSAMKIIKTRLRNKMEDEFLSGCMMLHIEKEYVDDIDSEAVIDHFESTGDHRAQFR is encoded by the exons ATGCTAAGCTCTATTGTTACTTTTGTCGGATCTTCATCAAAACGTGCAAATTTGTTAAAAGAAATTCAAGAAGCAGAAATTGCAGAAAGTTCAGCAGATGGAAATCTTGAAACTGGAAAAGTTCTTAATCAGATCCGTAGCTTGAAAAGGGCAGGTATGACTCGATGGGGTTCTCACTTTGCTTCGGTCAATAATTTGGTTCATATGTTTAAAGAAGTTAGTCAgcttcttcaaaatatgatgatCGATAAAGAGCTTGCTGGAAGTATAAGAGGTGATGCAAAAGGTTTTCTGAAGTCATTAAAAGCatttgattttgtgttttgtttgttGCTCACTAACAAGATTATGGGAATAACTGATTTACTTTCTCAAGCCTTGCAAAGACAATCACAGGATATTGTTAATGCCATGAATTTGGTTTCTAGTACAAAGACACTTCTTCAAGAACTAAGAGAGCATGGTTGGATTAATTTTTTTCAAAGTGTCCAACAATTTGGTGACGATCAGGGCCTTGACATGCCTAATATGGATGCACCTTATTCAATGGGCACTGGTCGTG AGAACTTCTATCCTGAAGAATTTGACACATCAGAGGTCAGAGCTTTAAAGTTGCAATTGGAGCATTATAAGTGTCAAGTAGTTTCCGACAAAGATTTCCAAGAATTATCTTCTCTTGCACAAGTATGTAGACGATTAGTTGAAACAGGATTGGAAAAAAAATTTCCTTTGGTTGATATGCTGATACGTTTAGTCTTGACACTTCCTGTCTCCACTACAACTACTGAACGTGCATTTTCGGCtatgaaaattataaaaacaaGACTAAGAAATAAAATGGAAGATGAATTTCTTTCGGGTTGTATGATGCTTCACATTGAAAAGGAATATGTGGATGATATTGATTCGGAAGCTGTGATAGATCATTTTGAATCTACAGGAGATCATAGAGCTCAATTTAGATAG
- the LOC141673981 gene encoding uncharacterized protein LOC141673981: MSNQPPKKRMKSLFSFYKKDKNIRTLESNFPLPSNPPDSLHTSDMEIKDDVSNEPSIQTDPGLRAPVYSFSVNKQHRIRREYLQLGPCQPKLQNYPPTFDGRDNRHFQHRWFTLFPWLEYSVAKDRVFCFPCFLFEKNPPKSPLFTTTGCCNWSRMIAWKKGVCEQHVGKINSFHRKNVQDWANLLKTPQHIDRVIDKLPSEVVRQNRLRLKTTIAAVKYLGKQGLPFRGHDESSDE; encoded by the coding sequence ATGTCTAATCAACCTCCCAAGAAGCGAATGAAGTCGCTtttctctttttataagaaaGATAAAAACATTCGAACACTTGAATCAAATTTTCCATTGCCTTCCAATCCCCCTGATTCTTTGCATACAAGTGATATGGAAATTAAAGATGATGTTTCTAATGAGCCTTCAATTCAGACTGATCCTGGATTACGTGCTCCAGTTTATTCATTTTCGGTGAATAAACAACATCGTATTAGAAGAGAGTATCTACAATTAGGGCCTTGTCAACCAAAGTTACAAAACTATCCACCAACTTTTGATGGGCGTGATAACCGTCATTTTCAACATCGATGGTTTACGTTATTTCCTTGGCTGGAGTATTCAGTAGCCAAAGATAGAGTATTCTGCTTCCCTTGCTTTCTTTTTGAAAAAAATCCACCCAAATCTCCTTTGTTTACTACTACTGGATGTTGTAATTGGAGTAGAATGATAGCATGGAAAAAAGGAGTTTGTGAGCAACATGTTGGAAAAATCAATTCTTTCCATCGAAAGAATGTTCAGGATTGggctaatttattaaaaactCCGCAACACATTGATAGAGTGATTGACAAACTTCCATCAGAGGTTGTAAGGCAAAATAGGTTGCGTCTAAAAACAACAATAGCAGCTGTGAAATATTTGGGCAAACAAGGCTTGCCTTTTAGAGGCCATGATGAATCTTCAGACGAGTAG